In Fibrobacter sp. UWEL, the following proteins share a genomic window:
- the nusG gene encoding transcription termination/antitermination protein NusG has product MMRWYAIHTFSGQENNIKKRIEQMIEREGVQDRFGQIIVPTREVVSTVRGRRRVSTLNTMPTYVIIEMVLDELTQHLVMNINGVTHFLGMTQTKRVAIPLTQSEVDRLLGVDPSNSAEGEIQIPYTIGENVRIKEGPFKDFVGVVDEIMDSKIKVMVTVFGRSTPVELAFNQVESDNV; this is encoded by the coding sequence ATGATGCGTTGGTATGCAATCCACACCTTTTCCGGTCAAGAAAACAACATTAAAAAACGTATCGAGCAGATGATTGAACGCGAAGGCGTTCAAGACAGGTTCGGTCAGATTATCGTGCCGACTCGCGAAGTGGTTTCTACCGTTCGCGGTCGTCGTCGCGTATCTACACTGAACACCATGCCGACGTACGTAATCATTGAAATGGTGCTGGACGAGCTCACCCAGCATTTGGTGATGAACATTAATGGCGTCACCCATTTCCTTGGAATGACCCAGACTAAGCGTGTGGCCATTCCTTTAACACAGAGCGAGGTCGATCGCCTTCTTGGAGTTGATCCTAGTAATTCTGCAGAAGGTGAGATCCAAATTCCGTACACAATTGGCGAAAATGTCCGCATCAAGGAAGGTCCCTTCAAGGACTTTGTGGGCGTCGTAGACGAGATTATGGATTCCAAGATCAAGGTCATGGTTACCGTATTCGGTCGCTCTACGCCTGTTGAACTTGCCTTTAACCAGGTTGAGTCCGACAACGTTTAA
- the secE gene encoding preprotein translocase subunit SecE: protein MRKIKQYVKESIQELKQVTWPTWEELKGSTLVVILFSVIMGCYIAGLDVGLSWVVEKIMGRG, encoded by the coding sequence ATGCGTAAGATCAAGCAATATGTCAAGGAATCCATCCAAGAATTAAAACAGGTTACTTGGCCTACTTGGGAAGAACTCAAGGGTTCTACTCTCGTGGTAATTCTTTTCAGCGTTATCATGGGATGCTATATTGCTGGCTTAGACGTTGGTCTCTCTTGGGTTGTTGAAAAGATTATGGGAAGAGGTTAA
- the rplK gene encoding 50S ribosomal protein L11 gives MAKKITGYIKLQIPGGAANPAPPVGPALGQKGVNIMEFCKQFNAKTQDAKGMIIPVVITVYADKSFTFITKVSPVPALIKKAVGIESGSGEPNRKKVAKITKAQIQEIAQKKMPDLNTIDLEAAMRMVAGTARSMGVEVVD, from the coding sequence GTGGCAAAGAAAATCACAGGTTATATTAAGCTCCAGATTCCCGGTGGTGCAGCTAATCCGGCTCCTCCCGTAGGTCCCGCCCTTGGTCAGAAGGGTGTGAACATCATGGAATTCTGTAAGCAGTTCAATGCAAAGACTCAGGACGCCAAGGGAATGATCATTCCCGTGGTTATCACTGTCTATGCTGATAAGAGCTTTACCTTCATCACGAAGGTTTCGCCGGTTCCGGCCCTCATTAAGAAGGCTGTCGGCATTGAAAGTGGCTCTGGTGAACCCAACCGTAAGAAGGTTGCAAAGATCACTAAGGCCCAGATCCAGGAAATCGCTCAGAAGAAGATGCCGGATCTTAACACAATCGACCTCGAAGCCGCTATGCGCATGGTTGCAGGCACTGCCCGCTCCATGGGTGTTGAAGTGGTTGACTGA
- the rpmG gene encoding 50S ribosomal protein L33: MPRELIVLECTECNQRNYDCDKNKRLHPSRVEYKKYCRFCRKHTVHKESK, from the coding sequence CTCATCGTGCTCGAATGCACAGAATGCAATCAGCGCAACTATGATTGCGATAAGAATAAGCGTCTTCACCCCTCTCGCGTAGAGTACAAGAAGTACTGCCGTTTCTGCCGCAAGCATACTGTTCACAAGGAATCCAAGTAA